From the Streptomyces sp. SN-593 genome, the window GAGGACTATCGTCAAGGAACTACCGGGTGTTGGTAAAGGATTCCCCTCGACTTGCCCCCGACCCGGCCTCAGGTCGCTTCCGCCGGACGATCTCCGCCGTATACGGTCATGACCCATGGAGACGGAGGAAGAACCGGTCGGCGATCTGGTCGCGCTGGGTCTGGCGCGCTACGAGGCCCGGGTCTACCTCGCTCTGGTGCGCCGCGAGTCGTACACCGCCGCGGAGGTCGCCCGCGAGGCCGACGTGCCCCGGCAGCGGGTGTACGACGTGCTCGACGCGCTGGTCAGGCGGCGGCTGGCCACCACCCGGCCGGGCCGGGTCGCCACCTTCTCCGCGGTCGCGCCCGAACTCGCCGTCGCCCGGCTGATGGCCCATCAGCGCGAGACCCTGGAGCGGCTGGACCGGATGTCCTCCGCCCTGACCGCCGCGCTGCTGCCGGTCTGGACCGAGGGCCGCACCCAGACGGTGCCGATGGACTACGTGGAGATCCTGCGCGATCCGAAGTCGATCGCCGAGGCGTTCGCCGACATCCAGGCGCAGGCCCGGCACGAGCTGCTGAGCT encodes:
- a CDS encoding TrmB family transcriptional regulator, which produces METEEEPVGDLVALGLARYEARVYLALVRRESYTAAEVAREADVPRQRVYDVLDALVRRRLATTRPGRVATFSAVAPELAVARLMAHQRETLERLDRMSSALTAALLPVWTEGRTQTVPMDYVEILRDPKSIAEAFADIQAQARHELLSFCKPPFVSSPLNAIGIKVVRRMRRSGGSVRAIYTNEALDDHEVLENVRRFGAAGEESRFAAQLPLKLVVADASLVLCDMPDPVAGTDATTALYIEHPALAACLRLAFLTVWESAQTVPSARP